From the bacterium genome, the window ATTGTAAAACTATGAATTTAAACTATAAAAAAAGAATCTCTTATATAATATTTGGATTTGTTTCTGTTTTTTCATTATTCATTTTCTTACCGCAGGTAGTTGATGCTGCAACTTGTACTGCAAGCGCTGGTAATTGGAGCGCTGTTGGGACATGGTCTTGTGGACGTGTTCCGCTTTCAACTGATGATGTTGTTATACCTAACACGACAGGTGTAAATGTAACAGTTGATACTACTGCAGTAGCTTCTACCGTCACATTTACTGCAGGTAATAAATCAAACGCGATAAACATAAGTGGATCTAACACATTAACTATAACAGGTTTAATTAGCATAGGATTACCTTCATCGAATAAAATTAAAAAAATTGATGTTGGTAGTGGAAGCTTGACTGCCGGTTCAATTTCTCTTTTAGGTACAACTGGCACGACAAATACTACGGATATAAATGTATCCACTGGAATAGTCACAGTATCTGGGAACATAACTTCTGCTGGCGTTGCCTCCAGAATTATATTTTCTGGAGCGGGAACGTTAAATGCAGGAGGTACTTTTTTGAGCGGGGCAACTGGAACCTTCACTGCCGGAAGTAGTATTGTGAATTACAATGCATCAGGAGCACAAAATATCGGTCCGTACAATTATTATAGCTTAACAGCATCCGGAAGTAATACAAAAACTACCACAGCTGCAATGACAGTTGGTGGTAATCTTAATATAAATTCTGGAACGACATTTGCAACAGGAGTTACTAGTACATGGACACTTGGTGTTACAGGTACAACAACAGTTTCTGGAAACTTAACACTTGCTAATACAGGAAGTAAAACATTTTCAGGTAATGTCATATTAAACGCTGGTAGTGTTTGGAATGAGACAGGTGTTGCGTCTGTTACTATCAATGGAAATATTGTAAATAATGCCACTACCTTTACTGCAAATACTGGTAGCCACACATTCAGTGGATCAAATAAAACTTTTAGTGGTTCAACTGCAACTGTAATTCCGGGTACTGCTATTTTTGCAGGAGGTGCATATACAAATAATGGTACGTTTTCTGCATCGACCTTGAGTACACTAGTGGGTGGTGCAACATTTGCAAATAATGGAACAACTACGGTTTCTGTTGCGTTATCAGGAAGTGGTGGATTCACCCAAGGTTCAACTGGATTACTAAATTTTGCCAGCACAACAATCGGCATTACTACTTTCTCTGCTAATGCCTCTGGTAACACTGTAAGTTATACTGCGAGCGCTCCACAAACAATTAGAGCTGTACCTTATTATAATCTTACCCTGAGTGGTTCTGGTACAAAAACTATGACGGGCGTCACAACAATTGGAGGAAATTTTTCATTGATAGGAACATCTACAGCAACCGCTGCTTCTGGATTAACTATTGGAGGAAATGTTTCCATTGGAACAGGTACAACTTTTAATGGAGGCGCTGCTCTTACTCATAATGTAGTTGGAAATTGGTCAAACGCCGGAACATTTACTCCTTCAACATGTACTGTTAACTTTAATGGTGGAAGCCAGTTAATAAATAATGCAAATACTTGGTACAATCTTTCAATAACAGGAACCTCTGCTAGAACTGTTACCTTACAGAGTGGGGTAAAACAGACTGTTTCAAATAACTTGACTTTGAATGGAGCCTCAGGACAACTTTTGACTCTTGCTCCATCAGCATCTCCAACACAATGGCAACTTAGTGCACCGGCAACTCAAAGTGTGACTTATACTTCTCCTTCATATTCTGATGCAAGTAGTGGAACAACTGTTACCGCGACTGGCGGGACTAATGTTGATGGTGGAAATAATATTAATTGGAATTTTATTTCAAACCCTATCCCAACAACGACCGGTATCTCACCAACTTCAAAAACAGCAGGCGATGCGGGTTTTACTTTAACAGTTAACGGAACAAATTTTGTTGCAAGTTCAACTGTAAATTTCAATGGTTCCGCTAGAACAACGTATTTTTCAACTTCTACACAACTAACTGCAGATATCTTAAGTACAGATTTGCTTACCGTTGGAACTTCTTCTATAACAGTGTTCAGTCCAATTCCAGGAGGGGGAACTTCTAATTCACAAATATTTACAGTTAATGCAATCAATACGACAACAGGCCTAATAACGTCAAGTAGTACATTAACTTATGGAACTTCAGCAACATTTACTGCTACTGTCACACCAACTAGTGATGGATCTCCATCAGGAACGGTTACCTTCAAGGATGGTTCGGTGGTTATTGGAACGAGTACTCTTAATGGGGCAAACCCTGGAGTAGCCACCCTTGCAACTTCAACACTCTCTGTTGTAGGTTCACCTCATTCAATTATTGCTGTTTATGGAGGAGATAGTACACATAATGTAAGTACTTCCAGTAACGTGTCACAAACATTTACTGCAAAAAATTTAACAGTTACAGGAATTACTGCGAATAATAAAATTTACGATGGAAATGCATCAAGCACTCTAAATTTAGGTAGCGCTACTTTGAATGGAGTGGTTAGTGGTGATTCTGTAATCCTAGGTACTTCATCTGCTGTTGGAACTTTTGACACTCCAAATGTAGGCTTAGGAAAAACGGTTGCTATTTCTGGACTTTACATTACTGGTACGAGCTCTTCAAATTATAGTTTGACTCAGCCAATAACTACTGCAGACATCACAAACCCACTTCCAACAACAACATCAATCAACCCCACAACAAAAAACGTTGGTGACGCACAATTTTCAATGACTGTTAACGGAACAAACTTTGTTAATGGATCTACCGTTAACTTCAATGGTTCGGCCCGCGCCACAACATACGGAAGCTCCACACAATTAACTGCAACCATTCTTGCAACTGATTTGCTTGTTGCAACAACTACAGCTGCAATCACTGTTACAAACTCCGCACCCGGTGGTGGCACATCAAATGCTCAGACCTTTACCGTTATTGCCTCTGCTCCAACTGTCAATATTACCGCATCATCAACTGCAATCACCCTTGGACAATCGTCACAACTTACATGGACATCCACAAACTCCACTTCATGTACCGCATCAGGTGATTGGTCAGGATCAAAAGCAACAAGCAGTTCTGAATTTGTTACTCCACTTTCAACAGGTCTTAAAACTTACACATTAACTTGTGGAGGACCTGGCGGAACTGCAAGCAGTTCCGCAACAGTGAATGTTACAAACCCACTTCCAACAACAACATCAATCAACCCCACAACAAAAAACGTTGGTGACGCACAATTTTCAATGACTGTTAACGGAACAAACTTTGTTAATGGATCTACCGTTAACTTCAATGGTTCGGCCCGCGCCACAACATACGGAAGCTCCACACAATTAACTGCAACCATTCTTGCAACTGATTTGCTTGTTGCAACAACTACAGCTGCAATCACTGTTACAAACTCCGCACCCGGTGGTGGCACATCAAATGCTCAGACCTTTACCGTTGTCGAGACAATGCCAACTCCGGTAATATCATCTATTTCTCCTAGTTCTAAAAATGTAGGGGATCCCCAATTTATCTTAACAGTAATTGGTACTGGGTTAGTTGCTTCCTCAACTGTTCAAGTGAATGGAAGCGATCGTACAACCTTATATTCATCGTCAACAACAATTACTGCTACAATTCCAGCATCAGATTTACTTGCTTCTACCACTCTTGTAATTACTGTAACTAATCCTGCACCTGGGGGAGTAAGTAACTCTAAAAATCTAACTGTTAGTCCTGGGGCAATAGTTCCAACACAATTTGTTATCACAAGCGCAACAAATGGAACAATAGACCTTGCAAGTTATGTGACCATTCAAGCACAAAATTCTGCTGGAGTTCTTGCAACAACATATCAACAAGATGTAACTTTGGTTACAAATAATTCTGCATCAGGTGGAGGGCTAGTTAATATAATTAATGGAGTTGGAACTACTACAATTTCTGACAATGTTGTAGAAAATGTTCACTTATCATTATCAGATACTCAGTCAACGGGATTGATTGCAACATCTACAGCTGATATTTCATTTGGACCTGGCGCAACAAAAAATCTAACTATTACAGGCAGCACTACTGCTATGACTGCTGGAACTAGATTAGCTATGACTGTAACCAGACAGGATAGATTAGGAAATCTAGTTACTGCAGGAAGTGAATCCTTCTACCTATATAGTAATTCTTTTGGTGCGAAGAAGTTCTATAACGCAGTAAGTGGTGGATCAATTGTTACAGAGGCTTTGATTCCAAATAATTATTCATCAGCCACAGTTTGGTATTACGATGATAGAACTGGCGCCCCAAGAGTTACGGTTTCAGATTCATCTCCTACAGCTGATGGCCCAATAGGGGTTGTTGATGCAACTGTAGACCTTACTGTGACAAGTGATGTGACCTCAAGCTTTACGATTAATAACCCTGGTAATTTAATTGCCGGACAAAGGTTAGCTTATGAAGTGAGCAGAAGGGATCAATTTGGTAATACAGCCGATTCTGATTCTGTAACTGTTTACCTTCATCATACACCATCTGGAACCTCAACTGCATTCTATGATGCATCCTCGGGTGGGGCAACGTTAACATCAAGGATAATGTCAGCTGGCATTGCCACAACAAGTTTCTGGCTTTATGCAGATCTTGCCGGTAGCTTAACAGTGACAGCATCTGATAATTCAATGGGAGGAGATGGTTCAGCGGGAATAAACGATGCGTCTGATAGCTTTACTGTTAATCCTGCAACCGCCTCTATTTTAACTTTAAATAACCCTGGAAATATGACTGTTGGAACAAGTTTGGGTTATACGGTTTCAAGATATGATTCATATGGAAATACTGTAAGTACTGGAGATTTAATCGTTAATCTATCTCATGATGCAACTGGTACAAGTACAGCCTTCTATAATTTGGCTAGTGGTGGAATTACAATTTCCTCAGTTACTATCGCAGATGGAACTTATTCAAAGGATTTCTGGTTTTATTCAGAAGATGCTGGAAGTTATAATGTAACTACCTCTGATGGACCATCAGGATTAACTGATGCAATAGATCCTGTTGTTGTGAGCTTAATACCAATCATTCCATTTAAGATTGTTATTCTTGACCCATCTTCTCCAACGGCAAATGTTGGTTCAACAACTCCAATATATATTCAGGTACAGGACGTATCAGGAAATTTAGATACGGCATATAACGGCAGTGTAACACTTCATAGTACTGGAAATTCTACACCTGGGGCTGTTGGCGCGACCGTAAATATTATTGGTGGTGTAGGTTCAACAAACATTGTCGATATTAAGGCAGAGTTGGTCTCACTTACTCTAGAAGATACTTCACCAACAGGACTAGATGTTACATCGACAAAGTCAATTACTTTTATTCCAGGACCTACTACAAAATTTGTAATGACGGGGACAAATAGTAGTGCCGCAGGAGAAAGGACGCAACATACAATTGTTAGAAAAGATCAATATGATAATCAAATTACATCGGGGGTCGATGCTGTGTATCTTTATGACAACGCACCAATTGGTACTGCGAACTTCTATAATGCAGCGACAGCTGGAACACAAATTACATCCGCCTCAATTCTAAATGGTTTTGCTTCAACTGACGTTTGGTTTGCTGGAATTAGATCTGGTAGTTGGGTAATAGATGCGTCTGATAATGGAAGTCATGCTGATGCTGGTTTTGGAATAGATGATGCAACTTCAACCGTAGTGATTAGCCCAGCTGCTACAGCTCGCCTGGCCTTAAATGATCCAGGGGATATGTTTAATGGAACTCGTCTGGGATACATTGGAACTAGATATGATGCATATGGTAATGAAGTAACATCAGGAACTACTCATTATTTTCTTTCATCAAACGCAGCGGGTGCTTCCACAACATTTTACTCAGTCGCAAGTGGCGGCTCACCAATGACAGAACTTAATTTTTCTGAAGGAAATTCTCAGGCTACCTTCTGGTATTATGAAACAAAGAATGGAATTTGGACTGTGTATCTTTCAGATAATTATGGCGGACCAGATGGCTCTGCGGGAATTATCGATGGAGAGGATTCTGTCACGGTTTCTGCCGTACCAATTGTAGCTACTAAATTTATCATTGTGTCAGATAATACTGCTCTTACAGGCTCTCCATTAACTGTTGTTGTTAGGGCTGTTAATAATAATGGTGACATTGATACAACTTATCAACATGATGTTACCTTGAATGCATCAGGGGGAGCCACAGGAGGTGGATTGGTCGATATAATAAACGGTGTTGGGCAGATAATAATAAATGATTCAAATGAAGAAACAATAAACCTTACATTAAGTGATACTGCTCATACTGGTTTAAATGTTTCTGATAGTCAAAGTGTTGTGTTCAGCAAAACTGTTGTAATTCCATCTGGTGGATACGGCGGGGGTGGTGGAGGGTGGATTACTCCCCAGGTATCATTTGTTGGTCGAGCTTTTCCGCAAGCAAATGTTGAAATCATGGCAATTCAAGACGGACAAATTCCAGTAGGAGGAAGATCAAATGTTTCATCAGGCGGAAACTTCAGCTCTAAGTTTAATGGGCAACTACCTTCATCGGCAAATACATTTGCTTTAGTTGTTTATGATAAAGACAATCGTATTGCACAGACAAAAATATTTAAGCTTGGTGTAAATGATCAATTAATTAGCACTATATTTATGGCGCCAACAATCAGTCTTAAGCAACAATCAGTAGGTAGAGGTGTATTTATGGGTATAGAAGGATCGGCAATGCCAGGTTACAAAATAGAAATGATGCTTGATGGGGTTAAGGCCCCAGAGACCACTTCAGCATTAAGTGATGGTAGTTACAGTCTAAATTTCAACACATATCGCCTTGGTCTAGGTGAACATACTTTGCGCGTTCGTCAGGTCGATACGCAAGGTAAATCGTCCGATTATTCCATTGAGAAAAACTTTCAAGTTATAAGAGTTCTATCAACAAAAGCTGATTTGAATAATGATGGAAAAATAGATGTAACAGATTGGGGAATATTTATGGCACGTTACAATTCTACTTATCCTAAGATAAAGCTGGGGGCTGATATAAATAGCGACGGAAGGGTGGATGTATCAGATTTGAATTTATTCAAGAGCTCATTAGCTCGATGATTCATATATCGATAATTAATTAGATTCAATTTATTTAAAAAT encodes:
- a CDS encoding YDG domain-containing protein, which encodes MNLNYKKRISYIIFGFVSVFSLFIFLPQVVDAATCTASAGNWSAVGTWSCGRVPLSTDDVVIPNTTGVNVTVDTTAVASTVTFTAGNKSNAINISGSNTLTITGLISIGLPSSNKIKKIDVGSGSLTAGSISLLGTTGTTNTTDINVSTGIVTVSGNITSAGVASRIIFSGAGTLNAGGTFLSGATGTFTAGSSIVNYNASGAQNIGPYNYYSLTASGSNTKTTTAAMTVGGNLNINSGTTFATGVTSTWTLGVTGTTTVSGNLTLANTGSKTFSGNVILNAGSVWNETGVASVTINGNIVNNATTFTANTGSHTFSGSNKTFSGSTATVIPGTAIFAGGAYTNNGTFSASTLSTLVGGATFANNGTTTVSVALSGSGGFTQGSTGLLNFASTTIGITTFSANASGNTVSYTASAPQTIRAVPYYNLTLSGSGTKTMTGVTTIGGNFSLIGTSTATAASGLTIGGNVSIGTGTTFNGGAALTHNVVGNWSNAGTFTPSTCTVNFNGGSQLINNANTWYNLSITGTSARTVTLQSGVKQTVSNNLTLNGASGQLLTLAPSASPTQWQLSAPATQSVTYTSPSYSDASSGTTVTATGGTNVDGGNNINWNFISNPIPTTTGISPTSKTAGDAGFTLTVNGTNFVASSTVNFNGSARTTYFSTSTQLTADILSTDLLTVGTSSITVFSPIPGGGTSNSQIFTVNAINTTTGLITSSSTLTYGTSATFTATVTPTSDGSPSGTVTFKDGSVVIGTSTLNGANPGVATLATSTLSVVGSPHSIIAVYGGDSTHNVSTSSNVSQTFTAKNLTVTGITANNKIYDGNASSTLNLGSATLNGVVSGDSVILGTSSAVGTFDTPNVGLGKTVAISGLYITGTSSSNYSLTQPITTADITNPLPTTTSINPTTKNVGDAQFSMTVNGTNFVNGSTVNFNGSARATTYGSSTQLTATILATDLLVATTTAAITVTNSAPGGGTSNAQTFTVIASAPTVNITASSTAITLGQSSQLTWTSTNSTSCTASGDWSGSKATSSSEFVTPLSTGLKTYTLTCGGPGGTASSSATVNVTNPLPTTTSINPTTKNVGDAQFSMTVNGTNFVNGSTVNFNGSARATTYGSSTQLTATILATDLLVATTTAAITVTNSAPGGGTSNAQTFTVVETMPTPVISSISPSSKNVGDPQFILTVIGTGLVASSTVQVNGSDRTTLYSSSTTITATIPASDLLASTTLVITVTNPAPGGVSNSKNLTVSPGAIVPTQFVITSATNGTIDLASYVTIQAQNSAGVLATTYQQDVTLVTNNSASGGGLVNIINGVGTTTISDNVVENVHLSLSDTQSTGLIATSTADISFGPGATKNLTITGSTTAMTAGTRLAMTVTRQDRLGNLVTAGSESFYLYSNSFGAKKFYNAVSGGSIVTEALIPNNYSSATVWYYDDRTGAPRVTVSDSSPTADGPIGVVDATVDLTVTSDVTSSFTINNPGNLIAGQRLAYEVSRRDQFGNTADSDSVTVYLHHTPSGTSTAFYDASSGGATLTSRIMSAGIATTSFWLYADLAGSLTVTASDNSMGGDGSAGINDASDSFTVNPATASILTLNNPGNMTVGTSLGYTVSRYDSYGNTVSTGDLIVNLSHDATGTSTAFYNLASGGITISSVTIADGTYSKDFWFYSEDAGSYNVTTSDGPSGLTDAIDPVVVSLIPIIPFKIVILDPSSPTANVGSTTPIYIQVQDVSGNLDTAYNGSVTLHSTGNSTPGAVGATVNIIGGVGSTNIVDIKAELVSLTLEDTSPTGLDVTSTKSITFIPGPTTKFVMTGTNSSAAGERTQHTIVRKDQYDNQITSGVDAVYLYDNAPIGTANFYNAATAGTQITSASILNGFASTDVWFAGIRSGSWVIDASDNGSHADAGFGIDDATSTVVISPAATARLALNDPGDMFNGTRLGYIGTRYDAYGNEVTSGTTHYFLSSNAAGASTTFYSVASGGSPMTELNFSEGNSQATFWYYETKNGIWTVYLSDNYGGPDGSAGIIDGEDSVTVSAVPIVATKFIIVSDNTALTGSPLTVVVRAVNNNGDIDTTYQHDVTLNASGGATGGGLVDIINGVGQIIINDSNEETINLTLSDTAHTGLNVSDSQSVVFSKTVVIPSGGYGGGGGGWITPQVSFVGRAFPQANVEIMAIQDGQIPVGGRSNVSSGGNFSSKFNGQLPSSANTFALVVYDKDNRIAQTKIFKLGVNDQLISTIFMAPTISLKQQSVGRGVFMGIEGSAMPGYKIEMMLDGVKAPETTSALSDGSYSLNFNTYRLGLGEHTLRVRQVDTQGKSSDYSIEKNFQVIRVLSTKADLNNDGKIDVTDWGIFMARYNSTYPKIKLGADINSDGRVDVSDLNLFKSSLAR